A single window of Falco peregrinus isolate bFalPer1 chromosome 11, bFalPer1.pri, whole genome shotgun sequence DNA harbors:
- the PPP4R3B gene encoding serine/threonine-protein phosphatase 4 regulatory subunit 3B isoform X2, producing MSDTRRRVKVYTLNEDRQWDDRGTGHVSSTYVERLKGMSLLVRAESDGSLLLESKINPNTAYQKQQDTLIVWSEAENYDLALSFQEKAGCDEIWEKICQVQGKDPSVEVTQDLIESEEEHIEEMPETSPLIDLPTCELNKLEEIADLVTSVLSSPIRREKLALALENEGYIKKLLQLFQVCENLENTEGLHHLYEIIRGILFLNKATLFEVMFSDECIMDVVGCLEYDPSLAQPKRHREFLTKTAKFKEVIPITDSELRQKIHQTYRVQYIQDIILPTPSVFEENFLSTLTSFIFFNKVEIVSMLQEDEKFLSEVFAQLTDEATDDDKRCELVNFFKEFCAFSQTLQPQNRDAFFKTLAKLGILPALEIVMGMDDLQVRSAATDIFSYLVEFSPSMVREFVMQEAQQSDDDILLINVVIEQMICDTDPELGGAVQLMGLLRTLIDPENMLATANKTEKSEFLNFFYNHCMHVLTAPLLANTSEDKCEKDAVVGSTKSNTVCPDNYQTAQLLALILELLTFCVEHHTYHIKNYIMNKDLLRRVLVLMNSKHTFLALCALRFMRRIIGLKDEFYNRYITKGNLFEPVINALLDNGTRYNLLNSAVIELFEFIRVEDIKSLIAHIVENFYNALESIEYVQTFKGLKTKYEQEKDRQNQKLNSVPSILRSNRFRRDARALEEDEEMWFNEDEEEEGEAVVPPIEKSKQEDDFPDSYEKFMETKKAKESEDKENLPKRTSAGGFKFTFSHSASAANGANGANSKSMAAQTSPASSNGSSSKNTTLTTTVTATKGSLVGLVDYPDDEDDDEEEEASPRKRPRLGS from the exons ATGTCGGACACCCGTCGGCGGGTGAAGGTCTACACCCTCAACGAAGATCGGCAATGGGACGACAGGGGCACCGGGCACGTCTCCTCCACCTACGTGGAGCGGCTGAAGGGGATGTCGCTGCTGGTGCGCGCCGAGTCGGACG GTTCGTTACTGTTAGAATCGAAGATAAATCCAAATACTGCATATCAAAAACAGCAG GACACCCTGATTGTTTggtcagaagcagaaaattatgATTTAGCACtgagttttcaagaaaaagctGGCTGTGATGAAATCTGGGAAAAAATCTGTCAG GTTCAAGGTAAAGATCCTTCAGTGGAAGTCACGCAGGACCTTATTGAGTCAGAAGAGGAACACATAGAAGAAATGCCTGAAACTAGTCCTTTGATTGACCTTCCTACTTGTGAACTCAACAAACTTGAAGAGATTGCTGACCTAGTTACCTCTGTTCTCTCCTCACCCATCCGTAGAGAAAAGCTAGCGCTGGCCTTGGAGAATGAAGGCTATATTAAAAAACTACTACAGCTTTTCCAGGTCTGCGAGAATCTGGAGAACACCGAAGGCTTACATCATCTGTATGAAATCATTAGAGGAATTTTGTTCCTCAACAAAGCAACTCTGTTTGAGGTGATGTTTTCCGATGAGTGTATTATGGATGTTGTTGGATGCCTTGAGTATGATCCTTCCTTGGCTCAGCCAAAACGGCACAGGGAGTTCTTGaccaaaacagcaaaatttaaGGAGGTTATTCCTATAACAGACTCTGAACTCAGGCAAAAAATCCACCAGACTTACAGGGTACAATATATTCAGGACATCATCTTACCGACACCATCTGTTTTTGaagagaattttctttctaccctcacttcctttattttcttcaacaaaGTTGAGATTGTCAGTATGTTGCAG GAAGACGAGAAATTTTTGTCTGAAGTTTTTGCACAATTAACAGATGAAGCTACAGATGATGACAAGCGATGTGAATTG GTTAACTTTTTCAAGGAATTCTGCGCATTTTCTCAGACGTTACAACCTCAAAACAGagatgcatttttcaaaactttggCAAAGTTGGGAATTCTTCCAGCTCTTGAAATTGTAATG gGAATGGATGATCTGCAAGTTAGATCTGCTGCTACAGATATATTTTCTTATCTGGTAGAATTTAGTCCATCCATGGTCCGAGAATTTGTAATGCAAGAGGCCCAGCAGAGTGATGAT gatATCCTCCTCATCAATGTGGTCATTGAGCAGATGATCTGCGATACTGATCCTGAACTTGGGGGAGCCGTTCAGTTAATGGGCCTTTTGCGTACTCTGATAGACCCAGAGAATATGTTGGCCACAGCTAat aaaacagaaaaaagtgaatttctCAATTTCTTCTACAACCATTGTATGCACGTCCTTACTGCACCGCTACTGGCTAATACATCGGAAGATAAATGTGAAAAAG ATGCAGTAGTTGGGTCCACTAAGAGTAATACAGTTTGTCCTG ATAATTATCAAACGGCACAACTACTTGCCTTAATTTTGGAGCTGCTTACTTTTTGTGTGGAACACCACACGTATCACATCAAGAATTACATTATGAACAAAGATTTGCTAAGAAGAGTACTGGTCTTGATGAATTCAAAACACACATTTCTGGCCTTGT GCGCTCTTCGCTTTATGAGGAGAATAATTGGTCTAAAAGATGAATTTTATAACCGTTATATCACCAAGGGAAACCTGTTTGAACCAGTTATAAATGCTCTGTTGGATAATGGAACTAGATACAATCTGCTCAACTCTGCTGTGATTGAGCTGTTTGAATTCATCAGAGTG GAAGATATCAAGTCCCTTATTGCACATATAGTTGAAAACTTTTATAATGCACTTGAATCTATCGAATATGTTCAGACATTCAAGGGACTGAAGACAAAATACGAGCAAGAAAAAGACcgacaaaaccagaaactgaaCAG TGTTCCATCTATATTGCGTAGCAATAGATTTCGCAGAGATGCAAGAGCCTTagaggaggatgaagaaatGTGGTTCAATGAAGACGAAGAGGAAGAAGGTGAAGCTGTTGTGCCTCCAATTGAGAAGTCAAAACAGGAGGATGATTTTCCAGATAGCTATGAAAAATTTATGGAAACTAAAAAAG CTAAGGAGAGTGAAGACAAAGAGAATCTTCCAAAAAGGACTTCAGCTGGGGGATTCAAATTCACTTTTTCCCACTCAGCCAGCGCAGCCAATGGTGCAAACGGTGCAAACAGTAAATCCATGGCAGCTCAGACGTCACCAGCAAGCTCCAACGGCTCCTCTTCAAAGAACACAACCCTGACCACAACGGTGACAGCCACCAAG GGAAGTCTAGTTGGCCTAGTGGATTATCCtgatgatgaagatgatgatgaagaaGAGGAGGCATCTCCAAGGAAAAGACCACGTCTGGGTTCATAA
- the PPP4R3B gene encoding serine/threonine-protein phosphatase 4 regulatory subunit 3B isoform X4: protein MSDTRRRVKVYTLNEDRQWDDRGTGHVSSTYVERLKGMSLLVRAESDGSLLLESKINPNTAYQKQQDTLIVWSEAENYDLALSFQEKAGCDEIWEKICQVQGKDPSVEVTQDLIESEEEHIEEMPETSPLIDLPTCELNKLEEIADLVTSVLSSPIRREKLALALENEGYIKKLLQLFQVCENLENTEGLHHLYEIIRGILFLNKATLFEVMFSDECIMDVVGCLEYDPSLAQPKRHREFLTKTAKFKEVIPITDSELRQKIHQTYRVQYIQDIILPTPSVFEENFLSTLTSFIFFNKVEIVSMLQEDEKFLSEVFAQLTDEATDDDKRCELVNFFKEFCAFSQTLQPQNRDAFFKTLAKLGILPALEIVMGMDDLQVRSAATDIFSYLVEFSPSMVREFVMQEAQQSDDDILLINVVIEQMICDTDPELGGAVQLMGLLRTLIDPENMLATANKTEKSEFLNFFYNHCMHVLTAPLLANTSEDKCEKDAVVGSTKSNTVCPDNYQTAQLLALILELLTFCVEHHTYHIKNYIMNKDLLRRVLVLMNSKHTFLALCALRFMRRIIGLKDEFYNRYITKGNLFEPVINALLDNGTRYNLLNSAVIELFEFIRVEDIKSLIAHIVENFYNALESIEYVQTFKGLKTKYEQEKDRQNQKLNSNRFRRDARALEEDEEMWFNEDEEEEGEAVVPPIEKSKQEDDFPDSYEKFMETKKAKESEDKENLPKRTSAGGFKFTFSHSASAANGANGANSKSMAAQTSPASSNGSSSKNTTLTTTVTATKGSLVGLVDYPDDEDDDEEEEASPRKRPRLGS, encoded by the exons ATGTCGGACACCCGTCGGCGGGTGAAGGTCTACACCCTCAACGAAGATCGGCAATGGGACGACAGGGGCACCGGGCACGTCTCCTCCACCTACGTGGAGCGGCTGAAGGGGATGTCGCTGCTGGTGCGCGCCGAGTCGGACG GTTCGTTACTGTTAGAATCGAAGATAAATCCAAATACTGCATATCAAAAACAGCAG GACACCCTGATTGTTTggtcagaagcagaaaattatgATTTAGCACtgagttttcaagaaaaagctGGCTGTGATGAAATCTGGGAAAAAATCTGTCAG GTTCAAGGTAAAGATCCTTCAGTGGAAGTCACGCAGGACCTTATTGAGTCAGAAGAGGAACACATAGAAGAAATGCCTGAAACTAGTCCTTTGATTGACCTTCCTACTTGTGAACTCAACAAACTTGAAGAGATTGCTGACCTAGTTACCTCTGTTCTCTCCTCACCCATCCGTAGAGAAAAGCTAGCGCTGGCCTTGGAGAATGAAGGCTATATTAAAAAACTACTACAGCTTTTCCAGGTCTGCGAGAATCTGGAGAACACCGAAGGCTTACATCATCTGTATGAAATCATTAGAGGAATTTTGTTCCTCAACAAAGCAACTCTGTTTGAGGTGATGTTTTCCGATGAGTGTATTATGGATGTTGTTGGATGCCTTGAGTATGATCCTTCCTTGGCTCAGCCAAAACGGCACAGGGAGTTCTTGaccaaaacagcaaaatttaaGGAGGTTATTCCTATAACAGACTCTGAACTCAGGCAAAAAATCCACCAGACTTACAGGGTACAATATATTCAGGACATCATCTTACCGACACCATCTGTTTTTGaagagaattttctttctaccctcacttcctttattttcttcaacaaaGTTGAGATTGTCAGTATGTTGCAG GAAGACGAGAAATTTTTGTCTGAAGTTTTTGCACAATTAACAGATGAAGCTACAGATGATGACAAGCGATGTGAATTG GTTAACTTTTTCAAGGAATTCTGCGCATTTTCTCAGACGTTACAACCTCAAAACAGagatgcatttttcaaaactttggCAAAGTTGGGAATTCTTCCAGCTCTTGAAATTGTAATG gGAATGGATGATCTGCAAGTTAGATCTGCTGCTACAGATATATTTTCTTATCTGGTAGAATTTAGTCCATCCATGGTCCGAGAATTTGTAATGCAAGAGGCCCAGCAGAGTGATGAT gatATCCTCCTCATCAATGTGGTCATTGAGCAGATGATCTGCGATACTGATCCTGAACTTGGGGGAGCCGTTCAGTTAATGGGCCTTTTGCGTACTCTGATAGACCCAGAGAATATGTTGGCCACAGCTAat aaaacagaaaaaagtgaatttctCAATTTCTTCTACAACCATTGTATGCACGTCCTTACTGCACCGCTACTGGCTAATACATCGGAAGATAAATGTGAAAAAG ATGCAGTAGTTGGGTCCACTAAGAGTAATACAGTTTGTCCTG ATAATTATCAAACGGCACAACTACTTGCCTTAATTTTGGAGCTGCTTACTTTTTGTGTGGAACACCACACGTATCACATCAAGAATTACATTATGAACAAAGATTTGCTAAGAAGAGTACTGGTCTTGATGAATTCAAAACACACATTTCTGGCCTTGT GCGCTCTTCGCTTTATGAGGAGAATAATTGGTCTAAAAGATGAATTTTATAACCGTTATATCACCAAGGGAAACCTGTTTGAACCAGTTATAAATGCTCTGTTGGATAATGGAACTAGATACAATCTGCTCAACTCTGCTGTGATTGAGCTGTTTGAATTCATCAGAGTG GAAGATATCAAGTCCCTTATTGCACATATAGTTGAAAACTTTTATAATGCACTTGAATCTATCGAATATGTTCAGACATTCAAGGGACTGAAGACAAAATACGAGCAAGAAAAAGACcgacaaaaccagaaactgaaCAG CAATAGATTTCGCAGAGATGCAAGAGCCTTagaggaggatgaagaaatGTGGTTCAATGAAGACGAAGAGGAAGAAGGTGAAGCTGTTGTGCCTCCAATTGAGAAGTCAAAACAGGAGGATGATTTTCCAGATAGCTATGAAAAATTTATGGAAACTAAAAAAG CTAAGGAGAGTGAAGACAAAGAGAATCTTCCAAAAAGGACTTCAGCTGGGGGATTCAAATTCACTTTTTCCCACTCAGCCAGCGCAGCCAATGGTGCAAACGGTGCAAACAGTAAATCCATGGCAGCTCAGACGTCACCAGCAAGCTCCAACGGCTCCTCTTCAAAGAACACAACCCTGACCACAACGGTGACAGCCACCAAG GGAAGTCTAGTTGGCCTAGTGGATTATCCtgatgatgaagatgatgatgaagaaGAGGAGGCATCTCCAAGGAAAAGACCACGTCTGGGTTCATAA
- the PPP4R3B gene encoding serine/threonine-protein phosphatase 4 regulatory subunit 3B isoform X3 — protein sequence MSDTRRRVKVYTLNEDRQWDDRGTGHVSSTYVERLKGMSLLVRAESDGSLLLESKINPNTAYQKQQDTLIVWSEAENYDLALSFQEKAGCDEIWEKICQVQGKDPSVEVTQDLIESEEEHIEEMPETSPLIDLPTCELNKLEEIADLVTSVLSSPIRREKLALALENEGYIKKLLQLFQVCENLENTEGLHHLYEIIRGILFLNKATLFEVMFSDECIMDVVGCLEYDPSLAQPKRHREFLTKTAKFKEVIPITDSELRQKIHQTYRVQYIQDIILPTPSVFEENFLSTLTSFIFFNKVEIVSMLQEDEKFLSEVFAQLTDEATDDDKRCELVNFFKEFCAFSQTLQPQNRDAFFKTLAKLGILPALEIVMGMDDLQVRSAATDIFSYLVEFSPSMVREFVMQEAQQSDDDILLINVVIEQMICDTDPELGGAVQLMGLLRTLIDPENMLATANVRKYKGKTEKSEFLNFFYNHCMHVLTAPLLANTSEDKCEKDAVVGSTKSNTVCPDNYQTAQLLALILELLTFCVEHHTYHIKNYIMNKDLLRRVLVLMNSKHTFLALCALRFMRRIIGLKDEFYNRYITKGNLFEPVINALLDNGTRYNLLNSAVIELFEFIRVEDIKSLIAHIVENFYNALESIEYVQTFKGLKTKYEQEKDRQNQKLNSNRFRRDARALEEDEEMWFNEDEEEEGEAVVPPIEKSKQEDDFPDSYEKFMETKKAKESEDKENLPKRTSAGGFKFTFSHSASAANGANGANSKSMAAQTSPASSNGSSSKNTTLTTTVTATKGSLVGLVDYPDDEDDDEEEEASPRKRPRLGS from the exons ATGTCGGACACCCGTCGGCGGGTGAAGGTCTACACCCTCAACGAAGATCGGCAATGGGACGACAGGGGCACCGGGCACGTCTCCTCCACCTACGTGGAGCGGCTGAAGGGGATGTCGCTGCTGGTGCGCGCCGAGTCGGACG GTTCGTTACTGTTAGAATCGAAGATAAATCCAAATACTGCATATCAAAAACAGCAG GACACCCTGATTGTTTggtcagaagcagaaaattatgATTTAGCACtgagttttcaagaaaaagctGGCTGTGATGAAATCTGGGAAAAAATCTGTCAG GTTCAAGGTAAAGATCCTTCAGTGGAAGTCACGCAGGACCTTATTGAGTCAGAAGAGGAACACATAGAAGAAATGCCTGAAACTAGTCCTTTGATTGACCTTCCTACTTGTGAACTCAACAAACTTGAAGAGATTGCTGACCTAGTTACCTCTGTTCTCTCCTCACCCATCCGTAGAGAAAAGCTAGCGCTGGCCTTGGAGAATGAAGGCTATATTAAAAAACTACTACAGCTTTTCCAGGTCTGCGAGAATCTGGAGAACACCGAAGGCTTACATCATCTGTATGAAATCATTAGAGGAATTTTGTTCCTCAACAAAGCAACTCTGTTTGAGGTGATGTTTTCCGATGAGTGTATTATGGATGTTGTTGGATGCCTTGAGTATGATCCTTCCTTGGCTCAGCCAAAACGGCACAGGGAGTTCTTGaccaaaacagcaaaatttaaGGAGGTTATTCCTATAACAGACTCTGAACTCAGGCAAAAAATCCACCAGACTTACAGGGTACAATATATTCAGGACATCATCTTACCGACACCATCTGTTTTTGaagagaattttctttctaccctcacttcctttattttcttcaacaaaGTTGAGATTGTCAGTATGTTGCAG GAAGACGAGAAATTTTTGTCTGAAGTTTTTGCACAATTAACAGATGAAGCTACAGATGATGACAAGCGATGTGAATTG GTTAACTTTTTCAAGGAATTCTGCGCATTTTCTCAGACGTTACAACCTCAAAACAGagatgcatttttcaaaactttggCAAAGTTGGGAATTCTTCCAGCTCTTGAAATTGTAATG gGAATGGATGATCTGCAAGTTAGATCTGCTGCTACAGATATATTTTCTTATCTGGTAGAATTTAGTCCATCCATGGTCCGAGAATTTGTAATGCAAGAGGCCCAGCAGAGTGATGAT gatATCCTCCTCATCAATGTGGTCATTGAGCAGATGATCTGCGATACTGATCCTGAACTTGGGGGAGCCGTTCAGTTAATGGGCCTTTTGCGTACTCTGATAGACCCAGAGAATATGTTGGCCACAGCTAatgtaagaaaatacaaaggG aaaacagaaaaaagtgaatttctCAATTTCTTCTACAACCATTGTATGCACGTCCTTACTGCACCGCTACTGGCTAATACATCGGAAGATAAATGTGAAAAAG ATGCAGTAGTTGGGTCCACTAAGAGTAATACAGTTTGTCCTG ATAATTATCAAACGGCACAACTACTTGCCTTAATTTTGGAGCTGCTTACTTTTTGTGTGGAACACCACACGTATCACATCAAGAATTACATTATGAACAAAGATTTGCTAAGAAGAGTACTGGTCTTGATGAATTCAAAACACACATTTCTGGCCTTGT GCGCTCTTCGCTTTATGAGGAGAATAATTGGTCTAAAAGATGAATTTTATAACCGTTATATCACCAAGGGAAACCTGTTTGAACCAGTTATAAATGCTCTGTTGGATAATGGAACTAGATACAATCTGCTCAACTCTGCTGTGATTGAGCTGTTTGAATTCATCAGAGTG GAAGATATCAAGTCCCTTATTGCACATATAGTTGAAAACTTTTATAATGCACTTGAATCTATCGAATATGTTCAGACATTCAAGGGACTGAAGACAAAATACGAGCAAGAAAAAGACcgacaaaaccagaaactgaaCAG CAATAGATTTCGCAGAGATGCAAGAGCCTTagaggaggatgaagaaatGTGGTTCAATGAAGACGAAGAGGAAGAAGGTGAAGCTGTTGTGCCTCCAATTGAGAAGTCAAAACAGGAGGATGATTTTCCAGATAGCTATGAAAAATTTATGGAAACTAAAAAAG CTAAGGAGAGTGAAGACAAAGAGAATCTTCCAAAAAGGACTTCAGCTGGGGGATTCAAATTCACTTTTTCCCACTCAGCCAGCGCAGCCAATGGTGCAAACGGTGCAAACAGTAAATCCATGGCAGCTCAGACGTCACCAGCAAGCTCCAACGGCTCCTCTTCAAAGAACACAACCCTGACCACAACGGTGACAGCCACCAAG GGAAGTCTAGTTGGCCTAGTGGATTATCCtgatgatgaagatgatgatgaagaaGAGGAGGCATCTCCAAGGAAAAGACCACGTCTGGGTTCATAA
- the PPP4R3B gene encoding serine/threonine-protein phosphatase 4 regulatory subunit 3B isoform X1 — MSDTRRRVKVYTLNEDRQWDDRGTGHVSSTYVERLKGMSLLVRAESDGSLLLESKINPNTAYQKQQDTLIVWSEAENYDLALSFQEKAGCDEIWEKICQVQGKDPSVEVTQDLIESEEEHIEEMPETSPLIDLPTCELNKLEEIADLVTSVLSSPIRREKLALALENEGYIKKLLQLFQVCENLENTEGLHHLYEIIRGILFLNKATLFEVMFSDECIMDVVGCLEYDPSLAQPKRHREFLTKTAKFKEVIPITDSELRQKIHQTYRVQYIQDIILPTPSVFEENFLSTLTSFIFFNKVEIVSMLQEDEKFLSEVFAQLTDEATDDDKRCELVNFFKEFCAFSQTLQPQNRDAFFKTLAKLGILPALEIVMGMDDLQVRSAATDIFSYLVEFSPSMVREFVMQEAQQSDDDILLINVVIEQMICDTDPELGGAVQLMGLLRTLIDPENMLATANVRKYKGKTEKSEFLNFFYNHCMHVLTAPLLANTSEDKCEKDAVVGSTKSNTVCPDNYQTAQLLALILELLTFCVEHHTYHIKNYIMNKDLLRRVLVLMNSKHTFLALCALRFMRRIIGLKDEFYNRYITKGNLFEPVINALLDNGTRYNLLNSAVIELFEFIRVEDIKSLIAHIVENFYNALESIEYVQTFKGLKTKYEQEKDRQNQKLNSVPSILRSNRFRRDARALEEDEEMWFNEDEEEEGEAVVPPIEKSKQEDDFPDSYEKFMETKKAKESEDKENLPKRTSAGGFKFTFSHSASAANGANGANSKSMAAQTSPASSNGSSSKNTTLTTTVTATKGSLVGLVDYPDDEDDDEEEEASPRKRPRLGS, encoded by the exons ATGTCGGACACCCGTCGGCGGGTGAAGGTCTACACCCTCAACGAAGATCGGCAATGGGACGACAGGGGCACCGGGCACGTCTCCTCCACCTACGTGGAGCGGCTGAAGGGGATGTCGCTGCTGGTGCGCGCCGAGTCGGACG GTTCGTTACTGTTAGAATCGAAGATAAATCCAAATACTGCATATCAAAAACAGCAG GACACCCTGATTGTTTggtcagaagcagaaaattatgATTTAGCACtgagttttcaagaaaaagctGGCTGTGATGAAATCTGGGAAAAAATCTGTCAG GTTCAAGGTAAAGATCCTTCAGTGGAAGTCACGCAGGACCTTATTGAGTCAGAAGAGGAACACATAGAAGAAATGCCTGAAACTAGTCCTTTGATTGACCTTCCTACTTGTGAACTCAACAAACTTGAAGAGATTGCTGACCTAGTTACCTCTGTTCTCTCCTCACCCATCCGTAGAGAAAAGCTAGCGCTGGCCTTGGAGAATGAAGGCTATATTAAAAAACTACTACAGCTTTTCCAGGTCTGCGAGAATCTGGAGAACACCGAAGGCTTACATCATCTGTATGAAATCATTAGAGGAATTTTGTTCCTCAACAAAGCAACTCTGTTTGAGGTGATGTTTTCCGATGAGTGTATTATGGATGTTGTTGGATGCCTTGAGTATGATCCTTCCTTGGCTCAGCCAAAACGGCACAGGGAGTTCTTGaccaaaacagcaaaatttaaGGAGGTTATTCCTATAACAGACTCTGAACTCAGGCAAAAAATCCACCAGACTTACAGGGTACAATATATTCAGGACATCATCTTACCGACACCATCTGTTTTTGaagagaattttctttctaccctcacttcctttattttcttcaacaaaGTTGAGATTGTCAGTATGTTGCAG GAAGACGAGAAATTTTTGTCTGAAGTTTTTGCACAATTAACAGATGAAGCTACAGATGATGACAAGCGATGTGAATTG GTTAACTTTTTCAAGGAATTCTGCGCATTTTCTCAGACGTTACAACCTCAAAACAGagatgcatttttcaaaactttggCAAAGTTGGGAATTCTTCCAGCTCTTGAAATTGTAATG gGAATGGATGATCTGCAAGTTAGATCTGCTGCTACAGATATATTTTCTTATCTGGTAGAATTTAGTCCATCCATGGTCCGAGAATTTGTAATGCAAGAGGCCCAGCAGAGTGATGAT gatATCCTCCTCATCAATGTGGTCATTGAGCAGATGATCTGCGATACTGATCCTGAACTTGGGGGAGCCGTTCAGTTAATGGGCCTTTTGCGTACTCTGATAGACCCAGAGAATATGTTGGCCACAGCTAatgtaagaaaatacaaaggG aaaacagaaaaaagtgaatttctCAATTTCTTCTACAACCATTGTATGCACGTCCTTACTGCACCGCTACTGGCTAATACATCGGAAGATAAATGTGAAAAAG ATGCAGTAGTTGGGTCCACTAAGAGTAATACAGTTTGTCCTG ATAATTATCAAACGGCACAACTACTTGCCTTAATTTTGGAGCTGCTTACTTTTTGTGTGGAACACCACACGTATCACATCAAGAATTACATTATGAACAAAGATTTGCTAAGAAGAGTACTGGTCTTGATGAATTCAAAACACACATTTCTGGCCTTGT GCGCTCTTCGCTTTATGAGGAGAATAATTGGTCTAAAAGATGAATTTTATAACCGTTATATCACCAAGGGAAACCTGTTTGAACCAGTTATAAATGCTCTGTTGGATAATGGAACTAGATACAATCTGCTCAACTCTGCTGTGATTGAGCTGTTTGAATTCATCAGAGTG GAAGATATCAAGTCCCTTATTGCACATATAGTTGAAAACTTTTATAATGCACTTGAATCTATCGAATATGTTCAGACATTCAAGGGACTGAAGACAAAATACGAGCAAGAAAAAGACcgacaaaaccagaaactgaaCAG TGTTCCATCTATATTGCGTAGCAATAGATTTCGCAGAGATGCAAGAGCCTTagaggaggatgaagaaatGTGGTTCAATGAAGACGAAGAGGAAGAAGGTGAAGCTGTTGTGCCTCCAATTGAGAAGTCAAAACAGGAGGATGATTTTCCAGATAGCTATGAAAAATTTATGGAAACTAAAAAAG CTAAGGAGAGTGAAGACAAAGAGAATCTTCCAAAAAGGACTTCAGCTGGGGGATTCAAATTCACTTTTTCCCACTCAGCCAGCGCAGCCAATGGTGCAAACGGTGCAAACAGTAAATCCATGGCAGCTCAGACGTCACCAGCAAGCTCCAACGGCTCCTCTTCAAAGAACACAACCCTGACCACAACGGTGACAGCCACCAAG GGAAGTCTAGTTGGCCTAGTGGATTATCCtgatgatgaagatgatgatgaagaaGAGGAGGCATCTCCAAGGAAAAGACCACGTCTGGGTTCATAA